A part of Melittangium boletus DSM 14713 genomic DNA contains:
- the pilM gene encoding pilus assembly protein PilM — protein MARILGLDLGSHSVKGLLIDTNARSSAVKAWAEVRRAEGERQETLRTALRELLGRPELSNPDHVVVALPGPSLVTHQLALPFSDPKRIDATISFEVASQLPFDLEEAVFDYQVASQVKDKGSELLVGVVRRQELATLMALLNELGVDPRVVTHPGITYQNLLLQQEVSDEAVAIVDIGHERTTLAIGRPGVGVEFARTFSGGGVNLSRALATEFQTPLQEAHHWKEAHGALASAAQAQGPEGERAATAFVRGLQPVLRELRPSFKSFTARARRPVSAVLLCGGTARMPGLAEQLGKDLGLPTRVLTLPFGASANLPEAEQPVAMQAYSLALRGQASGAKAPRFNLRRGEFAFKGDYDYLKDKVGLLASFAATLLLLLIASGVVRNSVLARREAQVDRVLCDVTQRILGSCEKNYDIALNRLKGVESPTSALPKMSAVNLLAEMTQRVPADVPVTFDRIDIDLERISVRGVTDSSKQIDTIAAAIRGHRCFKEVKEGKVEKTREGNKVSFRLDIQVQCDDQAQASREG, from the coding sequence ATGGCCCGGATTCTCGGTCTGGACCTGGGCAGCCACTCGGTGAAGGGGCTGCTGATCGACACGAACGCACGAAGCTCGGCCGTGAAGGCGTGGGCCGAGGTGCGCCGCGCGGAGGGCGAGCGGCAGGAGACGCTGCGCACCGCGCTGCGGGAGCTGCTCGGCCGCCCCGAGCTGAGCAATCCCGACCATGTGGTGGTGGCGCTGCCCGGCCCTTCCCTGGTGACGCACCAGCTCGCCCTGCCCTTCTCGGATCCCAAGCGGATCGACGCCACCATCTCCTTCGAGGTGGCCAGCCAGCTGCCGTTCGACCTGGAGGAGGCCGTCTTCGACTACCAGGTCGCCTCGCAGGTGAAGGACAAGGGCAGTGAGCTGCTGGTGGGCGTGGTGCGCCGCCAGGAGCTGGCCACGCTCATGGCGCTGCTCAACGAGCTGGGCGTGGACCCGCGCGTGGTGACGCACCCGGGCATCACGTACCAGAACCTGCTCTTGCAGCAGGAGGTCTCCGACGAGGCGGTGGCCATCGTGGACATCGGCCACGAGCGCACGACGCTGGCCATTGGCCGGCCCGGCGTGGGCGTGGAGTTCGCGCGCACCTTCTCCGGCGGCGGCGTGAACCTCAGCCGCGCGCTGGCCACCGAGTTCCAGACGCCCCTGCAGGAGGCCCACCACTGGAAGGAAGCGCACGGAGCGCTGGCGAGCGCCGCCCAGGCCCAGGGCCCCGAGGGCGAGCGCGCCGCCACGGCGTTCGTGCGCGGTCTACAGCCGGTGCTGCGCGAGCTGCGTCCGTCCTTCAAGTCCTTCACCGCGCGCGCCCGCCGTCCGGTGAGCGCCGTGCTGCTGTGCGGTGGAACGGCCCGCATGCCCGGCCTCGCCGAGCAGTTGGGCAAGGACCTCGGGCTGCCCACGCGCGTGCTGACGCTGCCGTTCGGGGCCTCGGCGAACCTGCCCGAGGCGGAGCAGCCGGTGGCGATGCAGGCGTACTCGCTCGCGCTGCGCGGACAGGCCTCGGGGGCCAAGGCGCCGCGCTTCAACCTGCGCCGGGGCGAGTTCGCCTTCAAGGGCGACTACGACTACCTCAAGGACAAGGTGGGACTGCTCGCCTCGTTCGCCGCCACCCTGCTGCTGCTGCTCATCGCCAGCGGCGTGGTGCGCAACTCCGTGCTCGCGCGGCGCGAGGCCCAGGTGGACCGGGTGCTGTGCGACGTCACCCAGCGCATCCTCGGCTCCTGCGAGAAGAACTACGACATCGCGCTCAACCGGCTCAAGGGCGTGGAGAGCCCCACCTCGGCGCTGCCGAAGATGTCCGCCGTCAACCTGCTGGCGGAGATGACGCAGCGGGTGCCCGCGGACGTGCCGGTGACGTTCGACCGCATCGACATCGATCTGGAGCGCATCAGCGTGCGCGGCGTGACGGACAGCTCCAAGCAGATCGACACCATCGCCGCCGCCATCCGGGGCCACCGCTGCTTCAAGGAAGTGAAGGAGGGCAAGGTGGAGAAGACCCGCGAGGGCAACAAGGTGTCCTTCCGCCTGGACATCCAGGTGCAATGCGACGATCAGGCCCAGGCCTCGAGGGAGGGCTAG